cttaagatatttgcgataaacttgaaatttcagtttacctgccatcaaaaggtatatgtagctgacttccttaagagtgATACCTGAAAACTGATGACATAtaaagatacctaatatcagatttcgtcatatgtgcattggtaaattaatcagatatttaaaacaaagacggagttccttaaaatattttctaaaaactttaattttcaggttacctgcaatcaaaaggtataagtagctgacttcctgcatatcaagatacctagtaccactccacttcacatggatagttgtaaactaatcagctatctaattctttaagatatttatgaaaaacttgaaatttcaggataccaggaatcaaaaggcataagtagctgacttccttaagcgtgatatctggaaatttatggcatgtcaagatacctaatatcactcttcttcactttgataattgtaaattcgtcagatatctaatacaaactcagagttccttaagatatttgcgaaaaacttgaaatttcagtttacctgccatcaaaagttatatgtagctgacttccttaagcgtgatatctgaaaattgatgacatatcacgatacccaagATCACTattcgccatacgtatcgttgtaagttaatTAGATATATGGTATAAACATGaagttccttaaggtattcacacagatcttgaaatttcattgtaccgataatcaagatgtataagtaactgatttcctaaagagcgatatctgaaaattcgtggcgtatcaaaacaccatctatcacttcttgccatatgtatagtcgtaaattcgtcagatatctaatacaaacataaagtttcttacggtattcacacttatgttgaaatttcagggtaactcgaatcaaattgtaaaggtagcagatatctcaaaatggatggtatatcaaattaatgaaggtctgaattcaatccgtatcatttttaaagtaaacactcaattgaaaaagtttattcgtatttggCATTGtaacgttatgtaattggggataattgagcatgaaatttcatacgactcctcgtcttctttaaaaataaatctgatagataataattttcaaactcattaacctttatctggtagcgagctatcagtaattataacttttatattttgtagtcgctgactacgagtagctaacttttcttacttttagtagctggctactagtagctaacttttcctggtttaagtagctggctactagtagccaacttttctctttttaagtagccagttactagtagccaactttaccgatctacCGTTGGCAGTATTCTTGTTCTAACACGTGCATGACGTGTGCGGTTCTTCAGAAGAAACTTTTTGAAAATCGGTCAATTttaggcagtttttgccccgcctctAGGAaccctaaaatttacaattgatgtccctcttgttccaaaaatgcttcatatcaaatttgaaaagaattggaatgatagtttacagaagttaatttttttttttattgttcacacatttaataactgaccattttggccccacaaCCCCTAGTATCATCAGATATACAActttagtaaaggactacctgctctttctaaatatcaatttagtttcaatagcactaaaggagatgttatttaagtgttttacacataaacactatataataaGTTGGGTCCCACCCTGGGATTAGCACCCCTTCCCTGGGGATAATGAAATGAAAgattaattttgaccttaaagGGAccgattcacgattttccccaaaatttcctttttcacttttaatgatcaaaatctgtctaatttgtttaaaaaatttcgcataaaaattaaggttatacatcatcacagaagctcatttaagagtgactatgcaaaattaaaatgctctatcttacaaaatcaatatttcacttgtttgtatTCATaaaaagactggagtctttgtTTACCCAACGCAAATTtgaggctaaaatattgcttttattctttgcaatcaggtcaaaattttggctgtcaatatcAATTGAgttatatttacaatgtttaacattaaaaatctttttatcaaaaatcgtgaaccagtccctttaattgaTATAAATCATGATCTTTAAGTAAAGGATTTCCATTTTAATTTTAGACCAAAACATCCACTTCTCATCATCATAAATTATCTACCCTTTTCATAATCAAACAAAATTGATAGAGCACTTTGTATTCAACTCAAACAAAACCTTACACTGGTGCAAATAAACATCTATATTTCATCTATGGGGCATAAAAAGTTCACAAGTTTCCATGCAGCAAGTACTTCAAATAAGTTGGAGAGCACACAATACAACAATGTAACAATTGTAaaatttttacactttttattgcatttttctttataagagCCAGTCTATCAAAGATTCATTTAAAAAGTTTGGTAAGTTCAAGAAATAAACAGGTAGAAAGAAACAACACGGTTGCTGCTGGGACTGGCGTGTATGAAGAGAATTAACTCTGGAGCTGTTTGTCGTACATGTACTCGCCCAGACCTGTCCCCACGCGCTTCAGCTGGGTGATGTGATCGGACACCTCCTTGATAGCTTGAACCTGCTCTTCAAGGTATTCCGACTCGATGAAATCACACATCTGCAATAAACGAGGAACATCAATTTATTATTTAGGAAAATTCAATTCCTATAACATTTTTGGAATAGTAATCTTATTATTGCACTCTACTTAAAATCTGACACGATTGTATGTTACTGCCAAACATAGTTTCAGTGGATTTTCACAGGAAATCAGTCTTACCTGAGCATCATTGTGACTGCCTGCAACTTTGTGAAGGTCAAGCAGGGATTGATTGACAGTCTTCTCCAACTGCAGGGCCATTTGCATGGCATCAAGACCTGTTCCCCACTCATCTCTGTCGGGTTTCTACATGAAAAATTCGTATCTAGTTGCaatgtttacaaaaatcttTCAACAAAAGTTTCATAACAAATTTACTTCTAACGACAAGTTCAGTGTATGCAAGtgttgtctattaacaatatatgTTCACGATATATCATAAGACAATGTAATCAAGGCACAGGTTAGAAAGTGTCCTTACCTTGATGTCCTGAAGCACAATTCGGCCAcctcttttgttttgatatttcatcaatttctcGGCGTGCTCACGCTCTTCGCTGGAAGAATCCCTAAAGAACTTGGCAAAGCCAGGCAATGCCACATCGTCTCTATCGAAGTAGAACGCCTAcaaagtaaaaaataataataataaaaaaaaaattaaaaaacctCGTCAGCTTTAACTTATATGCCCTTAAAACTCTGACCCACATACCAGAGAGATTCAGAGTCACGTAGGATTTAGAGTCACGTGTACCGCTTAACCAGTCACGTGTGtcaatgtaatgcattatgcaagAACACAAAAACACTTCACATAAATGGTATAACGAATATTAATACaataaaatgcatgtacatatacaactTCCACTACAGAGATGAAACATTCTACGAATACTACAAGACATTTCAGCCTTCTGCGTATATAAAATTACAACATCCGGGCATTACTCACCATTGACTGGTAGGTGTACGAAGCGTACAGCTCCATATTTATCTGGCGATTAATCCCTGCTTCACTCTCCTCATGGAAGTTCTGGCGAGGCTGACTCTGAGACATTGTTCTTGgatgttgttttaaaatttcgAGTGTAAAATCGAGAAGTtgaaagactaaatgacaatccCGCTCGTACGTACACTGACGCAGCAAAAACAGGAATTATCGGTATGCCGTGTTGAGGCCCGGTCGCgatatatatagtgtatgtgACGTCACCGTAACTCTGTTGACTACATGCGCTCTCCAGTGAAATCGTTCCACGTAATATTATATCCGGATATTTAATTATAGAATCATCTGTAACGAGAACAGTGTCATCAAATTTCCAAGATTACAGATTAATTTGTATTGTTATGTTTATAACTGACTAAGAAATATTTGGTTGACAAAACTTTAATTTCGAACCCGCAGTTTTCAGAAATTCTGGTATGCACGTGTATACATATagactatatataaatatggagACTATATGGATACCGACAGCtgactttatatatatcaatataactaATTTCCACGAGAACGTAATGACATTTAGATACACGCATTCCCAATTTAGATTGTTGGTttcttatcttttatttttttaaaacatattttattaatgaagtcaaaaggattgggaacaagttctaacaacttttaaaagtctttctcctaaaatattacaatatgtcatgcaagTAAACAGGTAAAAATGTACAATGGTTAAACGAATCTACAAGATTCCAATTTAGATATTTGTTGTTCTGCATATAGTTCTAATTAAGTCGTTTACTTTAAGATGATTTAAACAGATCACAGAGTCGGACCCTATACACAGTACAATTCTAAAAGTCTccatatttatacatgtataccagaaTTTCTGAAAAATGCCGGATCAAAAGTTttgtcaatgaaaaaaaaaatatgtaggaaatgatttaaaaaataaatgacaaatcaaaatttaaagaaaaaatgattAAAAGAGAAAGGggtaacaaataaaaaagaaagaaagaagaaagaaaaaacgaAAAGAAAAAGGAGCCATTTGAAACTTACAAGCGGAAATTATTTCTCTGACGGATGAATTATTTCTTTCCAGAAAATGGAGGGGGTGAAGGATGGCGCACTTCCTAGGTTCTATGAGCCCTGATAACAACTTACCATTTCGTTTAAAACTCAacgtatatactgtatataaagGAGCGGACCAAGGAGCTGCATGATTTACGATCAGATTGTGACTAGCTTTACAGTATAATAAATATACCTACATGGGACATGTACACGATTTGaacagaaaaagtaaataatggtcagaaaaaaaatgtgaatgtcagttgttgagttacaaatGATATATACAGCACTCACGATTCTTTGCTATGTAAATTTTACAAGGCTCGtaacatgtttttatttaaatgtagattgctttatagaaaatatcatgttcaaaataaaatgagatgtaacaaacactagaaattgtttaattatgttcagaattatctagtaAATAGAAAAATTCTGCTTTAAACAAAGCTTTTACTAACTAGTACGTATAGTTAACCTGCGACAAAAATAcgaatataattttatatatgcAGTATGATTGTGTCTGAATCAGTTAGGAATATCAATCAACTAATATTGAAGTAAAGGCGAAACGTagattgaataaaaaaaaaatataattcataataTTATATACCCCTACTCTGCCAGAAGCAtcctctacccagagttccctGCGCTACACGCAGTTACAATCGAAACTACTTGCCCATTTCCATAACCGCAAATGaacttaccggttacggaaaatgTGATTTCTTTCGTTTGAGGAACGAATTAGACATAAATCAATTTCTACTTGGTAATTATAATGAATGGATTATTCCagatatttcaagttttcaattcGAATACCtacatgcgcggatctagagggggtggggggggggggtgggagggggggggggtccgaacccccctggaatttgcaaagataaaaaaaaatacaatatagcgatttataagaaaaatgagttatatcacgggttcgattttgtaaaaaggttcgacccccccccctccctggaaaaaatttctggatccgcgcctgaCCTATATAGGTATATGCTCAGTCTTGCGGTTCAATAGAACCGGTTTTAATCTAGCAACGATGTAAAATCAGTTTAGGACGACACGTAGAGCATACAATAcgtttaaattttatactaatactaatttgtatttacatttatgtaattatagtatgttgttttgtttacaacATTAAAAGCTGTTGCGTGTCGTTGCTAGTCTatttagtgtgttatgttgtttttattactgatCTTATATCAGAAATGAATGGGTTTTAAAGGAgtaaggacgagcgcgtgatccgattgtcGCAGTTAGTGAAGCTTGCATAACGCaacctctggtgagagaatgtgcCAGAAGGCTATTTAAAATACACTGGAAACGAATTGACCTACCACCTAATCGATGACGTTATGTTCTACATTATGACCTTCGTGAAGTAACATCCTTTATTGTAGTGTGTCAATGATAAATAAGTAAACAACTCGTGATGTTTCGTCGTCACAGTTTGGTACATTTTCAGCGATTTCGCTCACTGAGACCCGATATACACCAGGACCATGAGTTCCCAAATATTGGTGGAATCTTCATTCAGAGATATCACTGAGAAGGATGGGGATTTAGGATGGGGTGGGATGGGGGTTGTTGTTGAAAGGGATGATATGGTATGGTGGTGAAGAATAGACAGGGTAGTGCAATAGCATGAGATATTTATGTTTTCTATgattctttttcatatttgcTGATAGGTTAGTGTAAGGGACCCTCAATACAAATATGTCCAAATCGTGGGGCATGAAAGCGTGACCTTCCCTGAAAATCTGTGAAAATATATTCCGTCTGAAACTCATACAGtataaatgataagaaatatatGTTCTTTAAATACcctcttgttttgtttggttttaaAAGCTGAAATATAGTCTGTGGAAATCTTTTATCATTCTGTACGAAAGTCACGTACGGGAATATGAAGTACTCAAGCTGACTAATGTTGAACTTGAGCGACATTGAACTCCGTGCACTCTCAACATTAATACTGCttgttacaatatgaaagcaATCATTAaatgctatatatatacatgtacatgactgAACGGTTATTGTAGACCTATACCTTCCATATTtatcaacatttgaaaattCCAAAGATCTATACACAAACCACTGATTctcaatatttcaatataagaCATGGGAGAATTAGTGGAGAAATTCGGGGTGGGGTTCTAAACAATCGATTATGTTCCGAGCTGGTTTGAGAGTCTTATCACCGTAGAACCATGTAATGCCCAAAACTGCCTACCATAAAACGTTTTGGAAAACCTTTAATTATGACGTGGAGATATAATTTAATTGGACACTTTAATATGTTTCTATTACACAAGTAACacaccagagagagagagagagagagagagcgagcgagagagagagagagagagagagagagagagagagagatcatcACTGGGGAATATAGCATTATGTTTATCACCCTTGTAAACTTATATAGCCTTAGAGTGTAAATATCAATGGGGAACGAGAGAATGAAattaattagtacatgtataaatggaAACGCCGTGTGGTTTAAACCTGTTTTCTCTTCAGCTTTTGTGTATTCATTGACTTTAATCCCCggatataaatagaaaaaaaaaaacatcaagtAACGAACCCATTTCTACAAGCCAATAAAGACTcacgtgtaagaaaaaaaattacttaGAAAATGGTCGAGAGGATTCCGGAGTTCGATGTTCAGAGAGGATCCACATGATTATTACGTGTCTACTTAATAACTTTGTAATCAATCAATGCTGTACAGTGATATGCTAATCGGATTAATTTAtgattaaatgtatatgtaaaggTCCTTGAACAACATTCCAAAGTCACACATTGAGTGCTGCATTGAAGTCACACATTGAGTGCTGCGTTACGCATCCCCCTATAGTTCTGTACAAGTCACACATTGAGTGCTGCGTTATGTATCCCCCCTATAGTTCTGTAGAAATCACACATTGAGTGCT
Above is a genomic segment from Ostrea edulis chromosome 3, xbOstEdul1.1, whole genome shotgun sequence containing:
- the LOC125674004 gene encoding soma ferritin, translating into MSQSQPRQNFHEESEAGINRQINMELYASYTYQSMAFYFDRDDVALPGFAKFFRDSSSEEREHAEKLMKYQNKRGGRIVLQDIKKPDRDEWGTGLDAMQMALQLEKTVNQSLLDLHKVAGSHNDAQMCDFIESEYLEEQVQAIKEVSDHITQLKRVGTGLGEYMYDKQLQS